In Crassostrea angulata isolate pt1a10 chromosome 6, ASM2561291v2, whole genome shotgun sequence, a genomic segment contains:
- the LOC128189866 gene encoding histone H2A-like: MSGRGKGGKVKGKAKSRSSRAGLQFPVGRIHRLLRKGNYAERVGAGAPVYLAAVLEYLAAEVLELAGNAARDNKKTRIIPRHLQLAIRNDEELNKLLSGVTIAQGGVLPNIQAVLLPKKTQKPAAK; this comes from the coding sequence ATGTCTGGACGTGGTAAAGGAGGTAAAGTGAAGGGAAAGGCAAAGAGCCGATCATCCCGTGCCGGACTTCAGTTCCCCGTGGGTCGTATCCACCGTCTGCTGAGGAAGGGCAACTACGCCGAGAGAGTCGGAGCCGGTGCCCCTGTGTACCTGGCCGCCGTTCTTGAGTACTTGGCCGCTGAAGTGTTGGAGTTGGCAGGCAACGCAGCCCGTGACAACAAAAAGACCAGAATCATCCCCCGTCACCTGCAGCTGGCCATCCGCAACGACGAGGAGTTGAACAAACTTCTGTCCGGCGTGACCATCGCCCAGGGTGGTGTTCTGCCCAACATCCAGGCCGTGCTCCTCCCCAAGAAGACCCAGAAGCCCGCCGCCAAGTAA
- the LOC128189868 gene encoding LOW QUALITY PROTEIN: histone H2B-like (The sequence of the model RefSeq protein was modified relative to this genomic sequence to represent the inferred CDS: deleted 1 base in 1 codon): protein MPPKVGSKGAKKAATKAKAQRTGDKKKRRRRRESYAIYIYKVLKQVHPDTGVSSKAMSIMNSFVNDIFERIAAEASRLAHYNKRSTITSREIQTAVRLLLPGELAKHAVSEGTKAVTKYTSSK, encoded by the exons ATGCCACCCAAAGTCGGATCTAAAGGAGCTAAGAAAGCCGCCACCAAGGCCAAGGCCCAGAGAACTGGGGACAAGAAAAAGCGCAGGAGGAGGAGGGAATCCTACGCTATCTACATCTACAAAGTCCTGAAGCAGGTGCACCCTGACACTGGAGTTTCCAGCAAGGCC ATGAGCATCATGAATTCTTTCGTCAATGACATCTTCGAGAGAATCGCCGCCGAGGCTTCCCGCCTGGCCCACTACAACAAACGCTCAACCATCACCAGCAGAGAAATCCAGACTGCAGTCCGTCTTCTCCTGCCCGGTGAATTGGCCAAGCACGCTGTCTCTGAAGGCACCAAGGCTGTCACCAAGTACACCAGCAGCAAGTAA